From one Dermacentor variabilis isolate Ectoservices chromosome 3, ASM5094787v1, whole genome shotgun sequence genomic stretch:
- the LOC142576759 gene encoding carbohydrate sulfotransferase 11-like, whose translation MRGRRRLAPLLGALVAGLLLAALLLLLRGTAAVGPGHRDGDDAAEQRRRQRRLRAACRAQGDSAALEDLPEGRLDHLLVDDEHALLYCAVPKVASTNWRRVLLALRSSRPDPARIPANRSHEPSAFRSLAQMRRQEQRRRLATHLKFLFARHPLERLLSAYRNKFERAWSDYFPLRYGRHIVRQQRGVNASRQALETGRGVTFDEFLRYVASLELGDHAAAFNEHWRPLGDLCFPCQLRYDVLGSYDTLERDSRVVLRRAGLEGRVALPSRRRTYSSEPTAALMQRYYGNVSGPLMARLRRVYRADMALFRYERSYPHFG comes from the coding sequence ATGCGGGGCCGCCGGAGGCTCGCGCCTCTGCTCGGCGCGCTCGTGGCGGGACTGCTGCTCGCcgcgctcctgctgctgctgcgcggcACGGCGGCGGTCGGCCCGGGGCACCGCGACGGCGACGACGCGGCCGAGCAGCGGCGCCGGCAGCGGCGGCTTCGCGCCGCCTGCCGCGCCCAGGGAGACTCGGCCGCCTTGGAGGACCTGCCGGAGGGCCGCCTCGACCACCTGCTGGTGGACGACGAGCACGCGCTGCTCTACTGCGCCGTGCCCAAGGTGGCCTCGACCAACTGGCGCCGAGTGCTGCTGGCACTGCGCTCGAGCCGGCCGGACCCCGCACGCATACCGGCCAACCGGAGCCACGAGCCGAGCGCCTTCCGCAGCCTGGCGCAGATGCGGCGCCAGGAGCAGCGCCGCCGACTCGCCACCCACCTCAAGTTCTTGTTCGCGCGACACCCGCTCGAGCGGCTGCTGTCCGCCTACCGGAACAAGTTCGAGCGCGCGTGGAGCGACTACTTCCCACTGCGCTACGGCCGCCACATCGTGCGCCAGCAGCGCGGCGTCAATGCCTCGCGCCAGGCCCTGGAGACGGGCCGCGGCGTCACCTTCGACGAGTTCCTGCGCTACGTGGCCTCGCTGGAGCTGGGCGACCACGCGGCCGCCTTCAACGAGCACTGGCGGCCGCTCGGCGACCTGTGCTTCCCGTGCCAGCTGCGCTACGACGTGCTCGGCTCGTACGACACACTGGAGCGCGACTCGCGGGTCGTGCTGCGCCGCGCGGGCCTCGAGGGCCGCGTGGCGCTGCCCAGCCGCCGGCGCACGTACTCGTCCGAGCCGACGGCGGCGCTCATGCAGCGCTACTACGGCAACGTGAGTGGGCCGCTCATGGCCCGGCTGCGCCGCGTCTACCGCGCCGACATGGCGCTGTTCCGCTACGAGAGGAGCTACCCGCACTTCGGGTGA